One Streptomyces sp. R28 DNA window includes the following coding sequences:
- a CDS encoding IS256 family transposase: MLSVVNADGTTETGSLIDDIVREGARRMLAAALEAEVNAYIAELADQRDEHGRRLVVRNGYHQPRKVTTAAGAVEVKAPRVNDKRVDEASGERKRFSSAILPPWCRKSPKISEVLPLLYLHGLSSGDFVPALEQFLGSRAGLSPATVTRLTQQWQADHQAFGERDLSASDYIYVWADGIHLRIRLREAKSCVLVLMGVRADGTKELIAMNDGYRESADSWADLLRDCQRRGMRAPVLAVGDGALGFWKALAEVFPETRHQRCWVHKIANVANALPKSAQPGAKKALQEISNAEDRDHALKAVAAFAKSYGAKFPKAVKKITDDVDELLAFYDFPAEHWIHLRTTNSIESTFATVRLRTKVTRGAGSAAAALAMVFKLVESAQARWRAVNSPHLVAVVRAGARFERGQLIERTQPLSA, encoded by the coding sequence GTGCTGAGCGTAGTAAATGCCGATGGAACGACCGAGACCGGCTCCCTGATCGACGACATCGTCCGCGAGGGCGCGAGACGGATGCTCGCCGCCGCCCTGGAAGCCGAAGTCAACGCGTATATAGCCGAGTTGGCCGACCAGCGCGACGAGCACGGGCGCCGCCTGGTGGTCCGCAACGGCTATCACCAGCCGAGGAAGGTCACGACCGCGGCCGGGGCGGTCGAGGTGAAGGCACCACGGGTGAACGACAAGCGCGTCGACGAGGCCTCGGGCGAGCGCAAGCGGTTCTCCTCCGCGATCCTGCCGCCTTGGTGCCGCAAGTCCCCGAAGATCAGCGAGGTGCTGCCCCTGCTCTATCTCCACGGCCTGTCATCTGGCGACTTCGTGCCCGCACTCGAGCAGTTCCTGGGGTCGAGGGCCGGGCTATCGCCGGCGACGGTCACCCGCCTCACCCAGCAGTGGCAGGCCGACCACCAGGCGTTCGGCGAGCGCGATCTGTCCGCCAGCGACTACATCTACGTCTGGGCCGACGGCATCCACCTGCGCATACGCCTGAGGGAGGCGAAGTCGTGCGTGCTGGTGCTGATGGGCGTCCGCGCGGACGGCACGAAAGAGCTGATCGCCATGAACGATGGCTACCGCGAGTCCGCCGACTCCTGGGCCGACCTGCTGCGCGACTGCCAACGGCGCGGGATGCGCGCTCCCGTCCTCGCGGTCGGCGACGGCGCACTCGGCTTCTGGAAGGCCCTGGCCGAAGTCTTCCCCGAGACCCGGCACCAGAGGTGCTGGGTTCACAAGATCGCCAACGTTGCGAACGCCCTGCCGAAGTCCGCGCAGCCCGGCGCGAAGAAGGCCCTGCAGGAGATCTCCAACGCCGAGGACCGCGACCACGCGCTCAAGGCCGTCGCCGCGTTCGCCAAGAGCTACGGCGCGAAGTTCCCCAAGGCTGTCAAGAAGATCACCGACGACGTCGACGAACTGCTGGCGTTCTACGACTTTCCCGCCGAGCACTGGATCCACTTGCGCACAACGAACTCGATTGAGTCGACCTTCGCCACCGTCCGCTTGCGGACCAAGGTCACCCGAGGTGCCGGCAGCGCGGCCGCCGCCTTGGCCATGGTCTTCAAGCTGGTCGAGTCCGCCCAGGCCCGCTGGCGGGCCGTGAACTCACCTCACCTCGTCGCCGTCGTCCGCGCCGGAGCCCGCTTCGAACGCGGACAGCTCATCGAGCGCACGCAGCCCCTCTCGGCATGA
- a CDS encoding GNAT family N-acetyltransferase yields the protein MADGTVASWLNIRCDPHPVVAHWGTIHHVQTRLGVRGQGIGAALMNRVREVARDEMGLEQLHLAARGGVGLEEFYGRLGWKEIGRWPGALRLASDGDRDEVLMMLSPL from the coding sequence TTGGCCGATGGCACCGTCGCGAGCTGGCTGAACATCCGCTGCGATCCCCACCCGGTCGTCGCGCACTGGGGCACGATTCACCACGTGCAAACCCGTCTCGGCGTCCGGGGCCAGGGGATCGGCGCGGCATTGATGAACCGGGTCCGTGAGGTCGCCCGCGACGAGATGGGCCTGGAGCAGCTGCACCTTGCCGCCCGCGGTGGTGTCGGTCTCGAAGAGTTCTATGGCCGACTCGGCTGGAAGGAGATCGGCAGGTGGCCCGGCGCTCTGCGGCTGGCCTCCGACGGCGATCGCGATGAGGTCCTCATGATGTTGTCGCCTTTGTGA
- a CDS encoding NADPH:quinone reductase → MLASWYDAQGPAADVLHVGELPDPVPGPGEVRVRVTVSGVNPGDTKKRRGWLGSSMPFPRVIPHSDAAGVIDAVGAGVDVHRVGQRVWVHGAQSYRSFGTAAQYTVVPDHQAPPLPDHLSDELGASLGIPGITAHRTVFADGPVDGQLVLVHGVLGGVGSLAAQLAQWAGATVIATVRRTADLDHIDPAVVSHAVALDTSDPAAAIRSYAPQGIDRIIEVALSDNADLDNAVAANNAVIAAYATRSDRTEIPFWPLLFNNVTLRLLGSDDFPAEAKRQAVRDLTAAAAVGALTVDVRDRYPLDQITKAHDHVDTGGVHGRILVTLPQ, encoded by the coding sequence ATGCTTGCTTCCTGGTACGACGCCCAGGGCCCCGCCGCCGATGTCCTGCACGTCGGTGAACTCCCTGATCCCGTCCCCGGCCCTGGCGAGGTCCGCGTCCGCGTCACCGTCTCGGGCGTCAACCCCGGCGACACCAAGAAACGGCGCGGCTGGCTCGGCTCGTCCATGCCCTTCCCGCGGGTGATCCCGCACAGCGACGCCGCCGGAGTCATCGACGCCGTGGGCGCCGGAGTCGACGTCCACCGCGTCGGACAACGGGTCTGGGTACACGGCGCCCAGTCCTACCGCTCCTTCGGCACCGCCGCCCAGTACACCGTCGTACCCGACCACCAAGCCCCACCCCTGCCCGACCACCTCAGTGACGAGCTGGGGGCGAGCCTCGGCATCCCCGGCATCACCGCCCACCGCACCGTCTTCGCCGACGGCCCGGTCGACGGCCAACTGGTCCTGGTCCACGGAGTCCTTGGCGGCGTCGGCTCCCTGGCCGCCCAGCTTGCCCAGTGGGCCGGCGCCACCGTGATCGCCACCGTCCGCCGAACCGCGGACCTCGACCACATCGACCCGGCCGTCGTCTCCCACGCCGTCGCCCTGGATACCAGCGACCCCGCCGCGGCCATCCGCTCGTACGCACCGCAGGGCATCGACCGGATCATCGAGGTCGCGCTGTCCGACAACGCCGACCTCGACAACGCCGTCGCCGCCAACAATGCCGTCATCGCCGCCTATGCCACCCGCTCAGACCGCACCGAAATCCCTTTCTGGCCGCTGCTGTTCAACAACGTCACCCTGCGGCTGCTCGGCAGCGACGACTTCCCCGCCGAGGCCAAGCGCCAGGCCGTCCGCGACCTCACCGCCGCCGCCGCCGTCGGCGCCCTCACCGTCGACGTCCGCGACCGCTACCCGCTGGACCAAATCACCAAGGCCCACGACCACGTCGACACCGGCGGTGTCCACGGCCGCATCCTGGTCACCCTCCCCCAATAG
- a CDS encoding PadR family transcriptional regulator → MLELAILGFLAEGPLPGHELRRRVSQLTGYTRPVSDGSLYPAINRLTRAGLIERRADPAAGAARYVLSLTEAGRAEMLQRLRKPADHEITDFTRFYVVLAFLSHLPDVAEQHAVLRRRLEFLEEPASFFYDNERPLRAEEIADPYRRGMLLTARATSRAERTWLRETLGEEPPVFDTGYTDSDPHAPAAPAS, encoded by the coding sequence ATGCTGGAACTCGCGATACTCGGCTTCCTCGCCGAGGGACCCCTGCCTGGACACGAGCTGCGCCGCCGCGTCTCACAGCTGACCGGCTATACGCGGCCGGTCAGTGACGGCAGCCTGTATCCGGCGATCAATCGCCTGACCAGGGCGGGCTTGATCGAGCGGCGCGCCGACCCAGCTGCGGGGGCGGCCCGGTACGTGCTCAGCCTGACCGAGGCCGGACGGGCCGAAATGCTTCAACGCCTGCGCAAGCCCGCCGACCACGAGATCACCGACTTCACGCGGTTCTACGTCGTCCTGGCATTCCTCTCCCACCTGCCCGACGTGGCCGAACAGCACGCGGTGCTGCGCAGACGGCTGGAGTTCCTGGAAGAACCGGCGAGTTTCTTCTACGACAACGAGCGGCCCCTGCGTGCCGAGGAGATCGCCGACCCCTACCGGAGGGGCATGCTGCTCACCGCCCGCGCCACCAGCCGCGCCGAACGGACCTGGCTGCGCGAGACCCTCGGGGAGGAACCGCCCGTATTCGACACCGGATACACCGACAGCGATCCGCATGCGCCCGCTGCTCCCGCGAGCTGA
- a CDS encoding ester cyclase codes for MNRFVEFINTGNEDLAREVISPDAVFHAPSHPEPLRGPDGYMEVIGMMRGAFPDVQWTLEETVAEGDTVAARFTMRGTHDGEFFGIPASGNKISVQAMNFYYLTDGRIVGERGQPDLLGVMQQIGAVPAP; via the coding sequence ATGAACCGTTTCGTCGAGTTCATCAACACGGGCAACGAGGATCTCGCCCGCGAGGTCATTTCTCCGGACGCGGTGTTCCACGCGCCCAGCCACCCGGAACCACTGCGAGGGCCCGATGGGTACATGGAAGTCATCGGGATGATGCGCGGCGCCTTCCCCGACGTCCAGTGGACGCTGGAGGAGACGGTCGCCGAAGGCGACACCGTGGCCGCGCGGTTCACCATGCGGGGAACCCACGACGGTGAATTCTTCGGGATCCCGGCGAGCGGCAACAAGATCTCGGTGCAGGCCATGAACTTCTACTACCTGACCGACGGCCGGATCGTCGGCGAACGGGGCCAGCCCGATCTCCTCGGGGTGATGCAGCAGATCGGTGCCGTACCGGCGCCGTGA
- a CDS encoding NF041680 family putative transposase has translation MSLVHQGVLRDAFAEVSHFRSELYACLTVRGDALFELCDALLCTDGPVRTLVDLALAPEHRRGHGALYGGLNQGRIDVARLRRALAGVPLPRAADGRLVPAVDVSPWLRPDANTCADRAFCHTFGRGEGKHQMVPGWPYSVVAALETGRTSWTAVLDAARLEPGADVAAVTTEQIREVIERLVAADQWRPGDPEVLVVLDAGYDAPRIAHLLDDLPVEILGRLRSDRVMRRPTPSRKEFHLANPRGGRPPKHGGEFVFGDPATWGTEQAVTVTDTRLYGKATAQAWDRLHPRLTRRAAWLEHDGPLPVIEGTVIRLVVQKLPSGGVNKPVWLWWSRTGATEADVDRCWQCFLRRFDIEHTFRLFKQTLGWTKPRLRSSEAADRWTWLVIAAYAQIRLARPLATDLRRPWEKPTDPNRLTPARVRRVFRNLHAKTGSPAGAPKPSRPGPGRPPGSKNRLPAARHDVGRVLATGEAFSRPAHHKVGTKPRRGT, from the coding sequence GTGAGTTTGGTGCATCAGGGCGTCCTGCGGGATGCGTTCGCGGAAGTGTCACACTTCCGGTCGGAGCTGTACGCGTGTCTGACCGTGCGGGGCGACGCGTTGTTCGAGTTATGCGACGCGCTGCTGTGCACGGACGGGCCGGTGCGAACGCTGGTTGATCTCGCGCTCGCTCCCGAGCACCGCCGTGGGCACGGAGCGCTGTACGGCGGACTCAACCAGGGCCGGATCGACGTGGCCCGGCTGCGTCGTGCCCTGGCTGGGGTGCCGTTGCCACGGGCGGCGGACGGTCGGCTCGTGCCGGCGGTGGATGTCTCGCCGTGGCTGCGACCGGACGCCAACACGTGTGCTGACCGGGCCTTTTGCCACACCTTCGGGCGGGGTGAGGGCAAGCATCAGATGGTGCCAGGCTGGCCGTACTCGGTGGTGGCCGCGCTGGAGACCGGCCGCACGTCCTGGACGGCGGTGCTGGACGCGGCCCGTCTCGAGCCCGGTGCCGATGTCGCCGCGGTGACCACCGAGCAGATCCGTGAGGTCATCGAGCGGCTGGTCGCCGCCGACCAGTGGCGGCCTGGTGACCCGGAGGTCCTGGTCGTGCTGGACGCCGGATACGACGCCCCGCGCATCGCCCACCTGCTGGATGACCTGCCCGTCGAGATCCTCGGCCGGCTCCGTTCAGATCGGGTAATGCGGCGTCCGACACCCTCCCGCAAAGAGTTCCACCTGGCCAACCCCAGGGGCGGCCGGCCGCCCAAGCACGGCGGCGAGTTCGTCTTCGGCGACCCCGCAACCTGGGGCACCGAGCAGGCCGTGACGGTCACGGACACCCGGCTCTACGGGAAGGCGACCGCGCAGGCATGGGACCGGCTGCACCCGCGGCTGACCCGCCGGGCCGCATGGCTCGAGCACGACGGGCCGTTGCCCGTCATCGAGGGGACCGTTATCCGCCTGGTCGTTCAGAAGCTGCCCAGTGGCGGCGTCAACAAGCCGGTCTGGCTGTGGTGGTCGCGCACCGGCGCCACCGAAGCGGACGTCGACCGCTGCTGGCAGTGCTTCCTTCGCCGCTTCGACATCGAGCACACATTCCGCCTGTTCAAGCAGACCCTCGGCTGGACCAAGCCCCGGCTTCGCAGCTCGGAAGCTGCCGACCGGTGGACCTGGCTCGTAATCGCCGCCTACGCCCAGATCCGGCTCGCACGCCCGCTGGCCACCGACCTCCGCAGGCCCTGGGAGAAGCCGACCGATCCGAACAGGCTCACGCCCGCCCGCGTCCGCAGGGTGTTCAGGAACCTGCACGCGAAGACCGGTTCCCCGGCTGGTGCACCGAAACCGTCCCGCCCCGGCCCAGGCAGGCCGCCAGGCTCGAAGAACCGGCTACCGGCCGCGCGTCACGACGTCGGGCGGGTCCTCGCCACCGGCGAGGCGTTCAGCCGTCCCGCCCACCACAAAGTCGGCACCAAGCCGCGCCGCGGCACCTGA
- a CDS encoding acyltransferase domain-containing protein, whose amino-acid sequence MPRRTAFLFPGLGAYSPGMLAQARKDHTQVTETLDEIDRLSAEHGVPPVSEVLFGAAPPAIDEMMDRPAELLQMAIFGASVATHRLLVDAGVRPYALVGHSFGEIAALVCSGAFTLKDGVRLVCARSEALKEWEGRGAMAAVGADEELVGHLIGALDESDLVIGCVNGPRQTVISGPVDAIERAGKAAAALDLFFTRLYLPYASHHPSMRGAVTRFIMLTEGIGQHPMDHPVISPIHGRRYADGDDLLRLLGECLVLPVRFTDTVRQLHARGVTGYVETGALKALTRCAELTVPGITTYAPLLDPERESEALRSVITDCGDSTWAPPPPPPSTPEAAPAPAVEGGEGDEVDEVDEHEPAPGIPEPASADREAVLGRLRELYGQALEYPPDLLTADALLEAELGVDSLKQTALLTRVAEEFKLTEGSRGLRILELNSLGAIADHVIAHADGQAVR is encoded by the coding sequence GTGCCTCGTCGTACCGCTTTCCTTTTCCCCGGTCTCGGAGCGTACTCGCCCGGAATGCTCGCCCAGGCGCGGAAGGACCACACCCAGGTAACCGAGACTCTTGACGAGATCGACCGCCTCTCCGCCGAGCACGGGGTGCCGCCCGTCTCCGAGGTGCTGTTCGGCGCGGCGCCGCCGGCCATCGACGAGATGATGGACCGCCCCGCAGAACTGCTCCAGATGGCCATATTCGGCGCCTCGGTGGCCACGCACCGGCTTCTCGTGGACGCGGGAGTCCGGCCGTACGCTCTCGTGGGTCACAGCTTCGGTGAGATCGCAGCGCTCGTCTGTTCCGGCGCTTTCACACTCAAGGACGGTGTGCGCCTGGTCTGTGCCCGGTCCGAGGCTCTCAAGGAGTGGGAAGGCCGGGGAGCGATGGCCGCTGTCGGGGCCGATGAGGAGCTCGTAGGGCATCTCATCGGTGCCCTCGACGAGTCGGATCTGGTCATCGGATGCGTCAACGGCCCGCGCCAGACGGTCATCAGCGGACCGGTCGACGCGATCGAGCGGGCGGGGAAGGCAGCGGCAGCACTCGATCTCTTCTTCACCCGGCTGTATCTGCCCTATGCCTCGCACCATCCCTCGATGCGGGGTGCCGTGACCCGGTTCATCATGCTGACCGAGGGCATCGGACAGCATCCGATGGACCACCCGGTGATCTCCCCGATCCACGGTCGGCGTTACGCCGACGGCGACGATCTGCTGCGGTTGCTCGGCGAGTGCCTGGTCCTGCCGGTGCGCTTCACCGACACGGTGCGTCAGTTACACGCGCGCGGTGTCACAGGGTACGTCGAGACCGGCGCGCTCAAGGCGCTGACCCGGTGCGCGGAACTGACGGTGCCTGGCATCACCACGTATGCGCCGCTGCTCGATCCGGAACGGGAGAGCGAGGCGCTGCGGTCGGTCATCACGGACTGCGGAGACTCCACTTGGGCGCCCCCTCCCCCTCCTCCCAGCACGCCGGAGGCGGCCCCGGCGCCGGCCGTCGAGGGCGGCGAGGGCGACGAGGTCGACGAGGTCGACGAACACGAGCCTGCCCCGGGCATCCCGGAGCCGGCGTCAGCGGACCGTGAGGCGGTACTCGGCCGGCTGCGCGAACTGTACGGGCAGGCTCTGGAGTACCCGCCAGATCTTCTGACCGCGGACGCGCTCCTGGAAGCCGAGCTCGGCGTGGACTCGCTCAAGCAGACCGCGCTACTTACCCGGGTCGCCGAGGAGTTCAAGCTGACGGAGGGGTCTCGCGGGCTGCGCATTCTCGAGCTGAACTCGCTCGGCGCTATAGCGGACCACGTGATCGCCCACGCAGACGGACAGGCGGTTCGGTGA